The DNA region ACATCCTCGGGCCGCAGCAGCATCAAGTCTCCCGGCTGCTGCACGTAGCGCTGGCCGCCCACGATCATTTCCTGGCGCCCCTCCAGCAGCAAATTTACTTCAAACAGCGGATGGCTGTGCCGCGGGTAGGACCATTCGTTCGTTACCGTCCGCATATGCGCGGCAAACAAACGGAACGTCGAATCCATATCGGGCAGCATAAACTCGGCCACCTGATGCTCTCCGGACATATTCATACACCGACTCTCCTTTTACCGTCAATTTCTTTTTTCTGATTGATTTGGGTAAATTGATTGGCGGTTTGGACATAGGAGGCTCCAATACCCCTTGATATAATCAAACTAACATACCATTTACCGAAATAACAGGAGGTAATCAAGTTGGGTAAAAATATTTTTTTCAACGCGCATCACTCGCCGGTCGGCGCTTTCGCCAGCTTCACGCTCGGGTATCCCGGCAAAAGCGGCGGGTTTGATCTGGAGCTTGGCAGCCCGCCCAACCAGAATATATACATCGGATTGCAGGAAGACGGCCAGAACCGCTACCGGGCCTTGCCGTTTTTCGGGGAAGGCCAGGACGAACGCGACCGTTACACGACGGAGGATAGCGGAGATGAGGGTGAACTTCAGCATTCCGTGCAAAAAAATGACAGCGGTATCATCGCTGCGTTTGCGCGCGGGGAGATCACCCGCAAGTTTGGCGTGGCGACCGACGAGTGGCAGGCCGGCGATCTGACGTTCCGCCTGTACTCCCCGTTCGGGCCGGTGCCCGATCCGGCAGCCGCCGCGGAGGAGGAGCTCCGCTTCGCCCTTTGCCCAGCGGTGCTGGCGGAAATTACGGTCGACAACACCCGCGGCAAGTCGGCGCGCAAAGCGTTTTTCGGCTTCCAGAACACCGACCCGTACACTTCGGTCCGCCGCCTGGAAGACACGACCGAAGGGCGGATTTGCGGCGTCGGCCAAGGCCGGAACACGGCGATTGCCTCAAACGATCCGCGGGTGGCGAGCGCCGGATTTTTCACGATGGAAGCGATTCTGCAGCCGAAGGTGCCGGAAAACCTGCGGTTCGGGCTCGGTCCGGTGGGCGCGCTGTTGATGGATACCCCGGCCGGCGAAAAAGCCACTTACCGCTTTGCGCTTTGCTTCTACCGCGGCGGTTACGTTACTACCGGGATGGACACGTCCTACTATTACACACGGTTTTTCGGCAATATCGAGGAAGTGGCCGCTTACGCGCTGGAGCAGTTCGACCGCAAGCTCGCAGCCGCGCGCCAAGCCGAAGAACTGGTGAACGCTCCGCATCTGAACGAGGATCAGCGGTTTATGCTGGCGCACGCCATTCGCAGCTACTACGGGTCCAGCGAGCTGCTTGACCACGAGGGACGGCCGCTTTGGATCGTCAACGAAGGCGAATACCGGATGATGAACACGTTTGATCTGACGGTTGACCAGCTGTTTTTTGAGCTGAAAATGAACCCGTGGACGGTCAAAAACGAGCTCGACCTGTTCACCCGCCGCTACAGCTACGAGGATACGGTCCGCCTTCCGGGCGATGATACCGTGTATCCCGGGGGCATCAGCTTCACGCATGATATGGGCGTGGCCAATTCGTTCTCCCGGCCCGGCTACTCCGCTTATGAGCTGCATGCGATCGACGACTGCTTCTCGCACATGACGCATGAGCAGCTTGTCAACTGGGTGCTGTGCGCTTCCGTTTATGTGAGTCAGACGGGGGACAACGAGTGGCTGAGCCGCAACCTCGGCGTGCTTGAGCAATGTCTGGATAGCATGGTAAACCGCGACCAACCGGACCCGGCCAAGCGGACCGGCATCATGGGCCTGGACAGCTCGCGGACGATGGGCGGCGCGGAGATTACCACGTACGACAGCCTGGACGTGTCGCTCGGTCAGGCGCGCAACAACATTTATTTGGCCGGCAAAAGCTGGGCCGCCTACGTGGCGATGGAGAAGCTGCTGCGGGATAACGGCCGCGAAGAGCAGGCGGCGCTGGCCGGCCGGCAGGCCGAGCTGTGCGCGCGGACGATCGTGGCTCACATGCAGCCGGGCGGCTACATTCCCGCCGTGATTCAGGAGAACAACGACTCGAAAATCATTCCGGCGATCGAAGGCTTGATTTTCCCGCTGTATACGGGATGCGGGGAGGCGCTGGACAGAGGCGGCCGGTTCGGCGAGTACATCGCGGCGCTGGCGGAGCATTTGCGCGCGGTGCTGAAGCCCGGCGTCTGCCTGTTCGAAGACGGCGGCTGGAAGCTGTCCTCGACGAGCAACAATTCCTGGCTCAGCAAAATCTACCTGTGCCAGTTCATCGCCCGCCGCATTCTTGGCCTGCCGTGGGATGAGCAGGGCCGGGCCGCCGACGCGGCGCACGCCGCCTGGCTCACCTCCGAGCAGAACGCCTACTGGAGCTGGAGCGACCAGATGATGGCCGGCGTCATTTGCGGCAGCCGCTACTACCCGCGCGGCGTAACCGCCATTTTGTGGCTGGACGAGAAATAGAACAAATCTGCGGGGTGCCGCGCAGTGAGGTAAACCGCCGGCCGGAGGCCTCCCCTCCGGAGATCCTTTGCTTGGGATGTGGAGAAGGCGCACTGCCTGCGTTTTTGTAGGTGGCCAGGGGAATAGCGGTAAATAATGTCCCTATTTTCAGCAAAAAAGGTAAATTGACTAAAATAGAGGAGTTTTTTACCGCTAATTTGGGAATAAGTGGACAAAGAGGGGCTTTTCCCATGCTTGTTACCCAGATAAGGCCCAAAAGTTCCGCTATTTCATGCAGAAGCGGAACTTTTTAAAAATAACGCCATAAATTACCGCTATTCCGGCAACAGAGGCAATGGCTGGCCCCTATCCTCGCCTCCCCGCACCTAAAGCAAGGGTTTCTCAAAAAAACGGGGTTGTCCCTAAGGTCATGTATATGACCTTTTGGGCAGCCCCGTACTATATCGCGTTTTTTATGATGAAATCTGTACATGCAGCCTAACGAATGCGCTGTTCATCCACTTCATTTAATTCCAGAACGTTACCCCAATATCTTATAATATCGAAGCTGAAGGGGCCGGGATATTGCCGGTAGTTCGGAATGGAGAGAAATGTTCCTTCCCCGGCATCATATTGCTGAGTGAAGGGATGACGCTCGCCGTCGGCATCCGCAAACGTATCCTTCAGTTCGAAATACCCTCCTTTAACCTCTTTTTGGGGCCCGTATTGCAGACGCAAACGCAATTCCTCGTCCGTACTTTCCTCCGGAATCCGCTCCAGTGAGATCTGGGAATCGGGAGAGTGAACCAGCTTGCCTTCCTCGGGATCAACGGTAATCTGCACTTCGTGATCGGGCTGGAAGCTCGCATAATAAAATTTTAGCCATAATTCCCTATGCTCCGAGTAGAAGCTGCTGGTCAGGTAAATCGTTCCCCCTTCAGGCGTCAGCAGGGTTCGATCATACCTTAATGTTGTATCAAAATCCATGCGCTCCTTTGCCTGCTTTTTCAGTGAGGCAAGCTCCAGCACGGCTTCGATCTTTTCCAGCTTTTGGCCGGTGCTGCTCTTGAAATCGAAAACAAGGTCCGTCCTCAGGGGGCTCTGAATCAGTTTGGTAAAGGTGATCTGCTGTCCGCTCTGCGTTATCTCCACGTGGATCGGCCGCTCCTCAATATCCGCGGCGTGAGCGCCATTTTGAATCGTAACGGGTACGACCAGGTTTTCTGTTCTCTCTACACTAACATTGCTGCTTTGGCGTTCATTGCTGCCTTGCCGTTGAAACTGAGACCAGGTCGTTTTGATCTGGAAGCTTTCCGGAATTTGTCCGGCCGTTTCAAAATCAAATACCATAACCCCCTTGGTCAGCGGCTGATTTTTAGGCAACTGGGCGTAGGTGTCCCAAGTGAACGAACCATTCAGCGGCCGGCCCTGACGATCCAGCAACTGCGGAGGCTGGTTATAGCTCAGGCGTAATGGAAGATCCTCATTCTGGTTCTCTGTGGTATAAAACATAATGATTCGCCTGCTGTCCGCCACGATTCCATCAACCGTCATTTTATAACCTTTAGCGACGATAGATTGATTCAGCTCATGATACAGACCGTGATCGGCAGCTTGTTTGAGCATGTTGAGAAGTGAAGGATTATCCAATTGGCTGTTCGCATCGAAAATGTTCTCCACATAGGAGGGAATCCGCGCATTGATCGGTGCCTTTTCTGCCGCTGGGACCCGGTATATCCGGTTTAGCTTATAGCTGCCTACTGCGCCGGCTCCGATGACCAACAAGATAGACAGGACCGCAGCGGCAACGCGAAGCCGCTTCATCGTCCGCAATCGGGACAACGGACGCATCCGTTCACGAGCAGCCCGCTCTATGCCCTGCCGCAGCGCCTCGTCTAACTTCTCGTCCGTTACTCTTCCGGCAGCCTGACGTACTTCCTGCCAGCTTTTTTCCATTATCCAGTCCTCATGATTGGCCATGTTGAAGTTCACCTCCATGTTCGTCTCCGTAATTTATTTTGCCGCGCAATTGCTTGAGTCCCTGGTGCAGCCACGTCTTGATGGTCCCCTCCGCCTTCCCGAGTATTTGGGCGATCTCCGGAACGGTCATATCATTGTAGTACCTGAGTATAATTGCATTTCTGTACTTGGGCTTTAGGCGGCTTAGCGCCTTTTCCATGTCGAGCTTTGCAACACTTATCATCTCGGGGGTGTATGTAACGGAGCGCTCCAAAATGATCTTTTTCCGGCGTTTTTGCCGTCTTAGTTCTTCTATGCAGCAATGGATGACGATTCGGATCAACCAAGGCAGCATTGCGCCGGGATCTTTTAATGTGTGGCATTTCGACCACCCCCTATATGCTGCTTCCTGCAGCATATCCAGCGCGTCGGCCTCGTTGTGCATATAGCTGTATGCAACACCGTAGAGCTTTCGCTTGTGCCTGGACACGAAGTTGAAGAAGGCTTCTTCATCTCCCGTGCAAACAGCCACGGCCAGCTTTTCCTCTTTCATGATGCCCTCCCTGTTCATAAGCTTCTTTCTTCAGTTGAATGCTGCTGATCTGTCTTGAACTCTCACTTTATAGACGGAAAGTTAACCTCCAAGCGTTTTATTTTTTTATGGGCATGAAAAAAGATCGCCGCGTTATCCTGACCAAGAAAGCAGGGTAACCGGCGATCTTTCTTTTAAAACGGGATGTTTGTATTGAACCGATAACCAAGCTGACCGGATAACTTGGCCAGAAATTCGGCATCAGTTTTGGCTGCCTCTCTGTAGGAAAAAATAGACTTCTGTTCTTCATAGCGCCCTCAATCGGGCTCGAATCTCCGACAACAGCCGGTTCTTCTCTTCCGGGGGAATCGAATCCGCGAGTCTGGCGGCGGCGACCGGCAAGGTCCATCCGTCGATTTCATGATAGCTCACATTCGAATGCTTTAAGTAGCGCTTTAAATATCCTTTTCGGCTTCGCTGATTCGCTGCCTTAGGAAATTTACGATGATGGATACGATTTTGGGAGTTCCCTCGGGCATCGTTCCGTAAGTCAAAAAAAGCAGGGATCTTGCAATATCCCCCGATGGATTGCCAGCCATTCCGGTCATCCAATCGATGATCCAATAATCCGTAGCCACCAGATCATCTCCTATAAAGATGGTACGTCTCGAAATGACAATATCTCATTGGAAATATCCAATGGCTTTGCCGCGGATGGGCTCCTTTCGCGAATTTTAGCTGATTCTATTGGAAATATCCAATCAAGCTTGCGAAACTGGGAGCAGAAACAAAAAAGACCTCCGCAACGGAGGTCGCCAAAATCAAAGTTAGTTAACACACAGGTTAAACGATCTTCCCTGTTAAGCGCCAGCTTTACCCACTTTGCCCGCGTTGCCCGCTTTCGTCTCCGCGGCGGGCGAGCCGCCCTGGCGTGAGATGATGAACAGCGCCGCCCAGATCAGCACGAAGCCGCACACTTGGGCCGCCGTAATCATCTGCTGGAACGCCACCCAGTTGACGAGCACCCCGACCATCGGGAAGCTCAGCTCGGCCAGCGTGGCTACCGACGCCTTCGTGGTCGTCAGTCCTTTGTAGTAGACGAGCAGGCTCAGGAGACCCGGCAGCAGCGCTTGTCCAAGCATATTCAGCGAAACGGCGGCGATTTGCCAGCCTCCGGCCGGCAGGTTCCAGCCCGCCCCTTCGTTCCAGGCGATAGCCAGCAGCAGCGGCAGCGCCAAAATAAACCGCAGCGACGTCACCGTCTCATACTTCATCTTCCCGACCATCAGCCGCCCCATCACGGTGGAACCGCCCCAAAGCGCGGCCGCTCCCAGCGAAAGCAGGCTGCCGATTTGCACGAAATCGCTCCAGTGCCCGATCGGAACCGTAAATCCGAAAGTAAGCAGGTACGTTCCGGCCAAAGCGACCGTCAGCAATCCGAAAAAGTGGCGCGGCAGCTTCTCCTTCAATAGCAGGCCGGCGAGCAGGATGGCGAACAGCGGCTGCATTTTTTGCAGCAGCAGCACGGCGTTCAAATCGCCGCTGGAGAGCGCCATCGTGAACAGGATGGTGGCGATCGCCGACCCGCCCCAGGAAATGAAGAGCAGCGCGCCGGCGTGGCGCCAGCCCAGCCCTTTCAGTTCGGAGCGGTTTTTCCATAACACCGGAACGGCCACCAAAGCGATGATGATGTGTTCAATCAGAACGATTTGCGCCGACGTCAGCGACTTCAGCAAAATGACCCGAAACAGCGGGTCGACGCCCCAAAGGGCGGCTCCCAAAACAACGAGCCAAAACCCGGTTTTCGCCGTACCTTTCGCGGCCGCGCTCCCGGCCAAGGCTGCCGCTTTCCCTGACGCGCCGCCTGGCGCTGCGGCCCCTCCCGCCAGCGTGCCGGCGCTGCGTCCGGCCTGCAAACCGGTCTTGCCGGTTCCCGCTCCTACTCCGTTTACTCTGCTGCTTGCGCTTGCATTTTTCATAATGATGTCCCCTTCTTGAATATGGGGTCTACGTAGAAAACCCCCGCAATCCTTCCTACAAAAGGGGTTGCGGGGGCGACCAAATAAGCCTGGCCGAAGCAAAAAAAGCTCCGTTCAAACTTGCTTGTTTGATCTTCTCCCATCCGGACTATACCGTCGGCCTTGGAATCGCACCAAGTCAGTCGCCAACCGCGGACAACACGCGGTAAACGAGTCGCGGGCTTAAGCCCCTCTCTTCCCATGGAACAGAGGAACCTCACCGCCGGTCAGGAATTTCACCTTACCCCGAAGATCCATATTCATTTAAATTTTTTTAAAAATGTTGGGTTGGTTTCAGCATAACGCATCCACCCCAATATCACTGTAGCAAAAATCACATGAAAATTATATTTGAAAATTCTTGAAAATTCAAGACCTCCCGACATTGGCATTACCCGCCCAACGTTAATTACCTGAATTACACCCGCTTCGCCACGTCGAAGTTGTTTTCGATAAGCAGCCAGTTTTGCGGGAAGCTGGTATCGGCGATGCTGTATATGGTCTGATTCCGCTGAACAACATGGATCTGCATCGTCTTCCCCCCTTCTCAAACAATTCGCTATCACTATCTTATGAAGAGGGAAGTTTGGCTTATGCCGCTTGCCGCCGGCAGCCCGCCGATGCGCCAGCCTCTGTGCTCGACCTCTGTCATGCAGTGCAACACAGCACGCCTGAGGCTAGGCTGGCTAGGTCCCCTTTGATGCCAGGTCCCTTTGGATGCCAAGTCCCTTTGGATGTCAGGTCCCGTTTTTAGAACGCCGGCAGCGCGATCTCGTCGTATTTTTGTTCCAGGAACTGTTTCACTTCCGGGCTGGAAATCGCTTTGGCCAGCTTTTGGACCGGCTCCGAATCCTTGTTGTCCTCGCGGGCGACAAGCGTAATGGCAAACGCGGAATCGACGGTTTCCGTCAGCAGCGCGTCCTTCTTCGGCGTCAGTCCGAGCGGGCTGGCATACGCCGGCGTCATCAGCACCAGGTCGGCGTCATCGAGCATCCGGGCCAGCATCAGCAAATCGACTTCTTCGAATTTGTAATTATGGCTGTTTTCCACGATGTCCGCCTGGGTGGCTTCCAGCCCCGCGCCTTCCTTCAGCTTGATGACCCCCGCCTTATCCAGCATCATCAGCGACCTAGCGATGTTGGAAGGATCGTTGGCGATGGCGATCGTCGCCCCGTCCGGCAGTTCCTCCATCGATTTGTACTTTTTGGAATATGCGCCGTACACCGCGTGATATACCGGCTGAACCGCCGCTAGATGGGCGTTTTTGCTTTCATTGTACTGCTCCATGTAAGGAACGTGCTGGAAAAAATTCGCATCGACTTCCTTGTTGGCCAAAGCATCGTTTGGCTGCACATTGTCGGACAATACGACCAGTTCCAGGTCGATGCCCTCCTCTTTAAGCTGCGGCTTGATCAGTTCAAGAATTTCCGTCATCGGCGGAATCAAGGTGGCTACCTTCAAAGTCGTCGTTGTTGTTTCTGCGGGCGCTGCCGCCGGAGACGCTCCGTTCGTACCCGCTTCATTTCCGGCGCCTTTCGCCGCCCCGTTTTGTCCGCCGCCGCTCCCGCACGCAGTCAGCACAAGCGCCAGCAGCGCCAGGCTCATCATCCATTTCATCATTTTCATGAAAAAACTCCCCTTTCAACCCTCATCCTAATTCTCTTCCTTGCTCTTTTTACCCGCTGCCTGCTTAATGCTGCCAGTGAATCCGGGCTTCCCCGCAAAAAAACTTAACGCTTGTCCAAACGCCGGGAAATCGCATTTCCGGCAAACTGAATGCCCTGCACCAAAATAATCATCAGCACGATGACGGCAACCATCAGCTCCGTTTCGAAGCGCTGGTAGCCGTAGCGGATGGCAAAATCGCCGACCCCGCCGCCGCCGACCACCCCCATGACCGTGGAGTAGGAAATAAAGCTGATCGTCGAGGAGGTCAGTCCAAGCACCAGACCGGAACGGGCTTCCACCAGTAAAAATTTGAAAATGATAGCCAGCTTCGAGGCCCCCATGGCCCGGGCCGCCTCCATCACGCCGCGCGGCACCTCCAGCAGCGACTGCTCCACGAACCGCGAATAAATCGCCACCGCCACGATCGCCAGCGGCACGGAAGCGGCCAGTGTTCCAATCGCGGTGCCCACAATCAAGCGGGTGAGCGGAATCATGAACACGACCAGCAGCAAAAACGGAAAGGAGCGTACAATGTTCACAGCGCTGTTCAGAACGGCCGACCAGCCGCGATGTTCGTACAGCTGCCCTTTGCTGGTCAGAAACATCAGCGTGCCGAGCGGAAACCCAAGCAGGATAGCCGCGGCCAGCGAGATACCGACCATCATAAACGTTTCGCCGATCGCTTCCCCGATCTGAGCGCGGTATTGCAGCACATCGTGCCACATGGCGGCAAAATCAAACATGGCGCCCCTCCGTTCCTGCGAGCAGCTGCTCCCGGTAGGACATCGCAAGTGCAGACTTATCCGCCGCACCCCGGCGCTGCCCCAGAGGGAACGTATCCGTCAGCCTTCCGTTCTCCATGACGGACACGGTGTCGCAGAGGCTTTTCACGACCTCCATTTCGTGGGTCACGATCACGATCGTTACTCCAAGGGTGTCGCGGATATGCCTCAGCACCTCCAAAATTTCCGCCGTCGTCCGCGGGTCGAGCGACGAGGTCGGCTCATCGCAGAGCAGCACGTCCGGCCGGTTCGCCAGGGCCCGGGCGATCGCCACCCGCTGTTTTTGCCCGCCGCTTAAGGCCGACGGATACTGCTTCGCCTTGTCCGGCAGGCCAACGAACCGCAGACACTCATCCACGCGCTCGGCGCGCTCGCGTCTTGGGGTCCCGGCCAATTCAAGCGGCACCGATATGTTGCCGCTGACCGTCCGGTTATTCAGCAGATGAAACTGCTGGAAAATCATCCCGATCGACCGGCGCACCTTCCGCAGCGCAGCCTCCGGGAGAACTGTCAGTTCCCGCCCCATGACGGTAATTCTCCCGCGGTCGGGCAGCTCCAAAGCGTTCATCATCCGCAGCAGCGTCGATTTGCCGGCCCCGCTCGCTCCGATAATGCCGTGAATCGTCCCTTTCTCGACGGCAAGGGACACATCCTGCACCGCTTCCAACTGACCGTCCGGCAAGCGGTATGTTTTGCTCACATGCTCCAGGGTGATGATAAGCCCCTCCCCCTTTCTTTGCGCCAAAACTACTGTACTAGTTATTTAAAACTACTGTTATATAAGTTATTCACCATCTGATTATAGACTATGTTTTTATCTGTGTCACCATTTTATATTATCTATTACAAGAATGAACTCGAGAAGAATCCGCTCCTCAAGACCTCTAATGGGCGAGCTTAAAACATGGGGGCACGTTAAAGGACTGCCGGAGCGATTAAAGGACTGTCAGTGCAATTAAAGGGTGTAAGGAGGACACGCGGCCTGCGTTTTTGTGGAGTTCATGAAAATAGCGGTAAAAAAGGTCCTTATGTTCCCCAAAAAAGGTGTGCAACGAAAATAGAGGACTTTTTTACCGCTATTTCAGAAAAACGGGGGACAAACATGTGCTTTTTCCAAGCTAGTCCCCAAATAACGGCAAAAATAGAGCTAGAATAAAAAGTGGACACCTCGTTAAGAGAAAAAGATAATGGAACTATCTGAGGAGGTGTTCACATGGGTGAACAACGGAAACGATATAACGAAGAATTTAAGAGACAAACGGTAAAATATCTCCAAGAACAGACAAAGTCGGTGGAGGACGTAGCCTTGGAGCTAGATATCCCAGCAAAGACATTGCATTCCTGGAAGGCGAAATACCGTGAGTTTAAGAACGAACCCATCACAAACGTCGAACGCGTTCGGGAACTCGAACAACTCTTGAAAGACAAAGAGCGTGAACTCCGCGAAAGCCAGCAGCGTATCGCCGATGTGGAAGAGGAACTGGCCATCGTAAAAAAAGCAGTGCACATCTTCAGCAAACCAAAGAAGTAAGGTTTCAGTTTATTGAAGATCACCGCTCCGAGTTTTCTTTGGAGAAGATGTGCCAGGTTTTTAGAGTTTCCCGGAGCGGCTACTACAAATGGCGAAACAAAAAGCCGAGTGAGCGAGCATTGCGTAAGTTACACCTGCTGAAAAGGATTACTTATCACTTCAACGATTCCGAGCAGCGTTACGGGGCCCCTAAAATCACGTACTTGCTGAATCAGGAAGGCGAGAACGTAACGGAGAGGACGATTGGTTTATACATGCGGGAGCTCGGCTTTCGCGCCTGTGTCGCACGTAAATACAAAGTGCAAACTACCGATTCTAACCATGACTTACCGATTGCTCCCAATATCCTTAACCAGCAGTTTCAAGTGAACAAACCCAATAAGGTTTGGGTTACCGACATTACGTACATTCCTTGTAGAGAAGGTCGGCTGTACCTTGCCAGCGTTATGGACCTATGCACCCGTGAGATCGTGGGCTGGCGTTTGAATGACCGAATGACAACCGATCTTGTTCTGGACGCTCTGAAGGATGCCTATGTGGCCAAAAGGCCTAAAAAAGGGCTCATTCATCATTCGGATCGAGGGAGCCAATATGCGTCCCACAAGTACAGAGAACAACTCAAAATTTACAAAATGACAGCCAGCATGAGCCGCAAAGGCAACTGCTACGACAATGCTTGTATTGAATCCTTTCACAGCATCCTCAAGAAGGAGTTGATTTACTGCAAGCGATTTAAGACCAAGCAGCAAGCCTATGACGAGATCTACCGTTACATTGAATTCTTCTACAACCGAAAACGGATCCATGGTTCACTCGGCTATTTGTCACCGGTTCGCTTTGCTGCGCAATTTAATAAGAGAAAAGTTGCTTAAAAGGGTGTCCACTTTCTTGACAGAGGTCCAAAATGCCGCTATTTTGCGTAGAAAGGGGAGAACTCACAAAATAACGGCATAAAATACCTCTATTTCCGGCAGAGGTTTGGTGTGGTGTGGCGTGGAGATAAAAGCGGGGACGCAGCCGGTCAAATCGCCGGCATCACATTGCCGCCGCTGACCGGAATGTACGCGCCCGTAATAAAGCCGGCCAAATCGGATGCGAGGAACGCCACGGCGTTGGCGATATCCTGGTCCTCGCCCCGCCGCTTCAACGGAACGCCGGCGATGTAAGCCGAATCGTTCCGTTCCTCTAAGTTTCGTTCCCGCTCGCTGATCGTCCAGCCCGGGGCCACCTGGTTGACGGTGATCTGATGCTCGCCGACCTCTTTGGCCAGTACGCGGTATACGCCGTCCATCCCTCTTTTGCCGGCCGTGTAGGCCGATTGATTCGGGAAATTCTGCATCGCGCATTCGGTGTTGATCCCGATAAAACGTCCGTATTTTTTCTCCATCATTGCCGGAATAAACGCTTTGGCGAGAAATACGCTCTGCAGCACACACGATTCGAACTGGCTGACGTAGTCCGATGCAGGCTGCTCCAGCACGGACATCCAGTCGTATTGCACGACGGCGTTGGCGGCGACGATATCCGGATCGCCCAGGTTCTCCCGGATTTCTTTTTTCATATGCACCGTGGACGCTTCCTTCGTGACATCGCCCTGCACAATCATCGCCGATCCGCCCGCCGCCGTTATTTCGTCAAGCAGTTCCTGCGCTTTGGCTTCGTTATTCATGTAATGAATGGCCACCTTGGCCCCGCACCCGGCCAGCGTCCGGGCCATCACCCGTCCCAGTTGCCCCGTTGCTCCAGTGATCAAAGCAATTTTTCCCGTCAGATCGATTTTTAGCATACCCATGTTATCCTTTCGCCCCTTGCGATTTCAGCTAATTTAGCGGTCCGCTTCGGACAGCTCTATGCCAATTCTACCATTTGAGCTTTCGTAAGCCTTCAGTACCGAATCGAGCAGTCCGGGAAAGCGGTACTCCAGATCCTCCTCCCGCAGCGACAGAAAGCGCTGGGTTCCCTGGATGCGCGTAAACACAACCCCCGCCTCGCGCAGCGTGCGGGCATGATGGGACAATGTCGATTTGGCGACCGGCACGTCGAAGCAGTTGCACGGCTGCTCGCCCTTTTTGCGGATTTCGGCCACGACGCTTAACCGTACGGGATCGCTAAGGGCATACAGTATGGAAGACAACTGGATTTCTTCCCGGTCCGGATGATACAGCACTTTCATCGAAAAAACCCCTTTGTACATATATTGATCTGCCATCGATTAAAAATCGCGTAAAAGAAATTTTATCTTTTTTTCGATTCCCTAATTGCATTTTAAACGATGGCATGCTATATTTCAATCGTTCGATTACAATCGAACAATAAAACAAATAAAGAGTGGGTGAAATGCTGCATGAATGTTGTATCAACCGAAATTCCCGCGCTCCCTTCCTCCGAAACCTCTATAAAGAAGGAAGGGCTGCTGACACTTTTGCTCGGACTCGCCGTCGTCCTGGTCATCATGAATACGGCCATGTTTAACCTGGCGCTGCCCGACGTAACCGAAACGTTTGGCCTCACGGCTTCCGTTTCCTCCTTGATTGTCACCGGCTATTCGATTATGTTTGCCATTTCATCCATTACGTTTAGCCGGCTCGCAGACTTTCTGCCCATCCGGAGGCTGCTGGCGGTCGGGCTGCTGACGCTGGGGCTTGCCGCCGTAGCCGGACTGTTCAGCACCAGCTTCTGGTTTTTGCTCGCCGTACGCGTGATCCAGG from Paenibacillus macerans includes:
- a CDS encoding glycoside hydrolase family 52 protein, producing MGKNIFFNAHHSPVGAFASFTLGYPGKSGGFDLELGSPPNQNIYIGLQEDGQNRYRALPFFGEGQDERDRYTTEDSGDEGELQHSVQKNDSGIIAAFARGEITRKFGVATDEWQAGDLTFRLYSPFGPVPDPAAAAEEELRFALCPAVLAEITVDNTRGKSARKAFFGFQNTDPYTSVRRLEDTTEGRICGVGQGRNTAIASNDPRVASAGFFTMEAILQPKVPENLRFGLGPVGALLMDTPAGEKATYRFALCFYRGGYVTTGMDTSYYYTRFFGNIEEVAAYALEQFDRKLAAARQAEELVNAPHLNEDQRFMLAHAIRSYYGSSELLDHEGRPLWIVNEGEYRMMNTFDLTVDQLFFELKMNPWTVKNELDLFTRRYSYEDTVRLPGDDTVYPGGISFTHDMGVANSFSRPGYSAYELHAIDDCFSHMTHEQLVNWVLCASVYVSQTGDNEWLSRNLGVLEQCLDSMVNRDQPDPAKRTGIMGLDSSRTMGGAEITTYDSLDVSLGQARNNIYLAGKSWAAYVAMEKLLRDNGREEQAALAGRQAELCARTIVAHMQPGGYIPAVIQENNDSKIIPAIEGLIFPLYTGCGEALDRGGRFGEYIAALAEHLRAVLKPGVCLFEDGGWKLSSTSNNSWLSKIYLCQFIARRILGLPWDEQGRAADAAHAAWLTSEQNAYWSWSDQMMAGVICGSRYYPRGVTAILWLDEK
- a CDS encoding DMT family transporter, with amino-acid sequence MKNASASSRVNGVGAGTGKTGLQAGRSAGTLAGGAAAPGGASGKAAALAGSAAAKGTAKTGFWLVVLGAALWGVDPLFRVILLKSLTSAQIVLIEHIIIALVAVPVLWKNRSELKGLGWRHAGALLFISWGGSAIATILFTMALSSGDLNAVLLLQKMQPLFAILLAGLLLKEKLPRHFFGLLTVALAGTYLLTFGFTVPIGHWSDFVQIGSLLSLGAAALWGGSTVMGRLMVGKMKYETVTSLRFILALPLLLAIAWNEGAGWNLPAGGWQIAAVSLNMLGQALLPGLLSLLVYYKGLTTTKASVATLAELSFPMVGVLVNWVAFQQMITAAQVCGFVLIWAALFIISRQGGSPAAETKAGNAGKVGKAGA
- a CDS encoding MetQ/NlpA family ABC transporter substrate-binding protein gives rise to the protein MKWMMSLALLALVLTACGSGGGQNGAAKGAGNEAGTNGASPAAAPAETTTTTLKVATLIPPMTEILELIKPQLKEEGIDLELVVLSDNVQPNDALANKEVDANFFQHVPYMEQYNESKNAHLAAVQPVYHAVYGAYSKKYKSMEELPDGATIAIANDPSNIARSLMMLDKAGVIKLKEGAGLEATQADIVENSHNYKFEEVDLLMLARMLDDADLVLMTPAYASPLGLTPKKDALLTETVDSAFAITLVAREDNKDSEPVQKLAKAISSPEVKQFLEQKYDEIALPAF
- a CDS encoding sigma-70 family RNA polymerase sigma factor, which produces MKEEKLAVAVCTGDEEAFFNFVSRHKRKLYGVAYSYMHNEADALDMLQEAAYRGWSKCHTLKDPGAMLPWLIRIVIHCCIEELRRQKRRKKIILERSVTYTPEMISVAKLDMEKALSRLKPKYRNAIILRYYNDMTVPEIAQILGKAEGTIKTWLHQGLKQLRGKINYGDEHGGELQHGQS
- a CDS encoding DUF4179 domain-containing protein yields the protein MANHEDWIMEKSWQEVRQAAGRVTDEKLDEALRQGIERAARERMRPLSRLRTMKRLRVAAAVLSILLVIGAGAVGSYKLNRIYRVPAAEKAPINARIPSYVENIFDANSQLDNPSLLNMLKQAADHGLYHELNQSIVAKGYKMTVDGIVADSRRIIMFYTTENQNEDLPLRLSYNQPPQLLDRQGRPLNGSFTWDTYAQLPKNQPLTKGVMVFDFETAGQIPESFQIKTTWSQFQRQGSNERQSSNVSVERTENLVVPVTIQNGAHAADIEERPIHVEITQSGQQITFTKLIQSPLRTDLVFDFKSSTGQKLEKIEAVLELASLKKQAKERMDFDTTLRYDRTLLTPEGGTIYLTSSFYSEHRELWLKFYYASFQPDHEVQITVDPEEGKLVHSPDSQISLERIPEESTDEELRLRLQYGPQKEVKGGYFELKDTFADADGERHPFTQQYDAGEGTFLSIPNYRQYPGPFSFDIIRYWGNVLELNEVDEQRIR